Proteins found in one Oncorhynchus tshawytscha isolate Ot180627B linkage group LG25, Otsh_v2.0, whole genome shotgun sequence genomic segment:
- the LOC112224030 gene encoding transmembrane protein 100-like → MGCSSGRQAPGLHSDLDCGSSLPPESPHGGGDLVLPPESLSTLQCLAQATGGTEKSWYRCVFPFGVISLVIGVAGTAVTFMYNTPDLYQTKVVSMVLLVVGVVMLLMAAICWRDHRLKRRKKKEGGFFCSEQGNL, encoded by the coding sequence ATGGGCTGCTCCTCGGGACGCCAGGCCCCAGGGCTTCACTCAGACCTGGACTGTGGCAGCAGCCTACCCCCGGAGTCGCCCCATGGAGGAGGGGACCTGGTCTTACCCCCAGAGTCACTCTCTACGCTGCAGTGTCTGGCCCAGGCCACGGGTGGTACGGAGAAGTCCTGGTACCGCTGTGTGTTTCCGTTCGGGGTGATCTCTTTGGTGATCGGGGTAGCGGGAACGGCAGTCACCTTCATGTATAACACGCCAGACCTGTACCAGACCAAGGTGGTGTCCatggtgctgctggtggtgggggtggtcaTGCTGCTGATGGCGGCCATCTGCTGGAGGGACCACAggctgaagaggaggaagaagaaggagggaggtttcTTCTGCTCCGAACAGGGCAACTTGTGA